GATTCCCGGTGAATCCACATGCCGGTGAGAAATACCATATCACTCCATTTCACTGCCTCTATGTCCAGATCACATACATTCAGGTCGATTATTTTGACGTCATAATTTTCGGAAAGCATGGCAGCCACGGTCATCAATCCCAGCGGAGGCATGACTGTCCTGAATCCGGCTGACTTAAGAGAACTGTCATGGCTCCAGAAGGATTGCGGTGTTTTCGGCTGGATCATTAACGTGTTTATTTTTTTCATTATGTTTTCCTTTCCATTGATTTCAGGCCCGACGGGTCATTTAATCCATTTTGCTTCATAAAACCTCCTTTTGATTAATCACGTTTATTAAAAGCATTCTCATATAGCTATCAAAACATAATATACTTATTGCTTGTTATTGCGTCAATATATTATGCTTTTTTTTTAGCATTTTATTTTGCTTTTACTTTAGCCAATTTTATAATTTTATTATTGACATCATCACTGCTTATATTATCAAAATAAAATTGCTGCAACACCATGTTACTTACGGAGGCATTATGGCTGTCATCAGGAAAGACCAGAAAGAACAACTGAAGAATGTTCTATTGAGGGTGAGCATACCGGCGGCATTGATGAGTGAATTGAAAAAAACTCAAAAGCTTTGCAAGGATAACAAGTTGTATTTTGATATCAAACCGGATATAATCGCTGCTCTTGAAAAGGCAATAGAAGAAGCCATTAATATAGTAAATTCTGAAAAGAAAAGCAAAAATAAGTAAATTCACTGCATACGTCATTTTCCCGATGAAGGGTCAAATAACGTATAAACAAATGGAAATTCAAATGTTCTGAGATCAATTATATTCATTGACAGTTTTTCCTTCAATGACAAAGATTGCGGCATTCCTTTGAGCTCCCGGCAATGTCCGGAGAAAAACATTAACCATGCTGAATACAATAAAATCAATTTTCGCAAAAATATTTGCGCCGGATCTCCTGGTAAAATTCGCCGATTTTCTCGACAACCGGTTCAAATTCCCCTGCATTCCCATGCGGTTCGGCTGGGACTTTATCATCGGGCTCGTGCCCGTGGCAGGGGATGTGGTTTCAGCGGTGATTTCGGGATATATCGTCCTGGCCGCCTTCCATCACCGCGTCAGGCCGCTGATCATCGGACGCATGATTTTCAATATCCTGCTGGACCTGATCATCGGGCTTGTTCCTGTAATTGGCGACTTCTTCGACGCGGGCTGGAAGGCCAATATCCGGAACGTGCGGCTGCTCATAAATGAGATTGAAAAACGCCAGGTTATAGTCGCACAGCCATCCAAAAGAATATCCCCATCATAAGCAAGGGTGATAAAATTTCCGGCTTTTTTAAAAATACGATCTGGTAGTCTGATTAAAAAAAGCCGGTCGCATATTATAAATTCAATTGCAAAAAACATCATTACAATTCTAAAGTAGTACTTTAGAATTGTAATACGAAATCAGTCTGCATTATTTATTGCTTGACGGCAATAAATTTCATGCATATTATTTATGCAGTTAAAAACAGTTATGTTGAAAATTCAAATCGATATACATGCATCGGAGAGAGCGGCTGAACGGGGCGTATCAATTGAGGAAATCGAAGATGTAATCCATACCGGCCATCCCGTTCCGGCGAAACAGGGAAGATCTGCGAAAAGCAAGGTCTTCGATTTTAACAGGGAAAGAAACGGTAAATTCTATAAACATAAATGTGTTGAAGTATATTACCTGATTGAAAACAATATAATAATTACCGTAACCGTTTACGCATTCTATGGAACATGGGAGCACCAAAATGAACATAGTATATAACAACAAAACCGACCTTCTCTATATGCGGATCGACGATTCAAAGCATGAAATTACAAATAGAAGGGTTTCCGAAGATGTAGTTCTTGACATAGGCGAAGATGGGAAAATTGTCGGCATCGAGATAATGGATGCCTCAAAAAATATCAATCTGAAAAATATTCTGCCCGTCAGCTACAGCGTTTCCGTGTGATGGATTTACCGGCCTGATTCTTTTTCATCCCATAATACAAATATTTCAGACTGACAGCGCAGGCATATCATGGCACTGATGAATCTCCAGAACATAACACTCGCCTTCGGCGGCCCGGTTCTTTTTGACGGCATCGGCATACAGATCCAAGCCGGGGAAAAAATCTGCCTCCTGGGACGCAACGGTTCGGGGAAATCAACGCTTATGAAAATCATCAGTGGAACCCTGGAACCGGACTCGGGACGGGTTATCCGCGATGACCATGTAACCACGGCATTTCTTTCGCAGGAAGTCCCCGATGACATCAGGGGAAGCGTTTATGACTGTATCGCCTCGGGATACCTTCCTCACCATGACGGTGATGATCATCTTGACACCCACCAGGAAAAACACAAACACACTCAGACCGACCGGATACTGTCCCTTCTTTCCCTTGATCCCGAACCGCGCTTTGAGACCCTCTCGGCGGGAATGAAACGAAGGGTACTCCTGGGACGGACCCTGGTGAACGATCCCCATATCCTGCTGCTCGATGAGCCAACGAACCACCTGGACATGGATTCCATTGAGTGGCTCGAGACCTTTCTCTCCCGCTATGAAAAGACCGTCTTCTTTGTGACCCATGACAGGATGTTTCTCCAGAAAATCGCCAACCGCATCATCGAACTCGACCGGGGGAAACTCTATGACTGGAAGTGCGATTACAAAACCTTCCTGCAGCGGAAGGAAGCATGGCTCGAATCGGAAGAAACACAGAATGCCCTTTTCGATAAAAAACTTGCCGCCGAAGAAATATGGATCAGGAAGGGAATCAAGGCGCGGCGCACACGCAACGAGGGAAGGGTCCGGGAACTGGAAAAAATGCGCCGCGACAGATCTCTGCGCAGGGAACAGCAGGGTTCCGTGAAAATGGAAATCCAGCAAACGGAAAGATCGGGCAAACTGGTCATTGAAGCGGAAAATATTTCCTTTGGTTACGGCGAGCAGGATATTATAACGTCCTTCTCGACAACAATACTCCGCGGGGACCGCATCGGCATTATCGGGCCAAACGGCTGCGGCAAAAGCACACTCATCAGGATACTACTGCAGGACCTGGCGCAGCGGACAGGAACCGTGAAGCATGGAGCCCGTCTTGAAACCGCCTA
The window above is part of the Spirochaetae bacterium HGW-Spirochaetae-1 genome. Proteins encoded here:
- a CDS encoding ABC transporter ATP-binding protein (Uup; in Escherichia coli this cytoplasmic protein was shown to contain ATPase activity; mutations in this gene affect RecA-independent excision of transposons and affects Mu bacteriophage growth); amino-acid sequence: MALMNLQNITLAFGGPVLFDGIGIQIQAGEKICLLGRNGSGKSTLMKIISGTLEPDSGRVIRDDHVTTAFLSQEVPDDIRGSVYDCIASGYLPHHDGDDHLDTHQEKHKHTQTDRILSLLSLDPEPRFETLSAGMKRRVLLGRTLVNDPHILLLDEPTNHLDMDSIEWLETFLSRYEKTVFFVTHDRMFLQKIANRIIELDRGKLYDWKCDYKTFLQRKEAWLESEETQNALFDKKLAAEEIWIRKGIKARRTRNEGRVRELEKMRRDRSLRREQQGSVKMEIQQTERSGKLVIEAENISFGYGEQDIITSFSTTILRGDRIGIIGPNGCGKSTLIRILLQDLAQRTGTVKHGARLETAYFDQLRNRLDENKTVRENVTDGNEIIDFNGGKKHIIGYLQDFLFTPDRINMPVKALSGGEKNRLLLAKLFTRPANLLILDEPTNDLDLETVELLEELLLDFNGTLILVSHDRAFLNNVVTSTLAFEENGAIRECVGGYDDYKSRNTSPEIKKPGKNTREKKNSSKTKLTFKEKEELESLPRILEEKESRREELFRIMSDPSFYQKSGDMVTVIKEELRELEDELESLFVRWEELDRMEQQFSKK
- a CDS encoding DUF4112 domain-containing protein; amino-acid sequence: MLNTIKSIFAKIFAPDLLVKFADFLDNRFKFPCIPMRFGWDFIIGLVPVAGDVVSAVISGYIVLAAFHHRVRPLIIGRMIFNILLDLIIGLVPVIGDFFDAGWKANIRNVRLLINEIEKRQVIVAQPSKRISPS